DNA sequence from the Halococcus salsus genome:
GACGGGGCTCGGTCCGACCACCAGCCGATCTTCTCCGCTCAGCCCTGCCCCACGAGGCGTTCCTCGCCCTCCCAGTACTCCTGGCGGAGCTGGTACTTTTGGACCTTCCCGGTCGCGGTCTCGGGGAGGTCGTCGACGAACTCGACGCGTTTCGGGACCTGGTACCGCGCGAGGTGCTCGCCGGCGAACTCCCTGATGGCCTCGGCGGTCGGCGACGCACCCGACTTCGCTACCACGAGCGCCGTCACTGCCTCGCCCCACTCGTCGCTCGGGGTCGGGATCACGGCGGCCTTCGCCACTTCGGGGTGGTCGTAGAGCACGTCCTCGACGCCGATCGAGGAGACGTTCTCGCCGCCCGAGATGATGATGTCCTTGCTCCGGTCCTGGATCGCGACCATGCCGTCGTCGTCGATGGTCGCGAGATCCCCTGTATGAAAGTAGCCCGGCAGTTTCGCGTTGAACGCCTCGTGGGTGGCGTCGGGTTTGTTGAGGTAGCGGTCCATCACCTGGTTCCCGCGTACGACGATCTCGCCGATGGTCGCGCCGTCCCGTGGGACGTCGGCTCCGTCGTCGTCGACGACCCGGACGTCGGTGGCGATCATCTCGGACCCCTGATTCACCTTCAGGTCGCGGCCGCGCTGGGCGAGCCGGCGCGGGGAGTGCGAGGTCGTGATCATCGGTGCGGTCTCGGTGAGGCCGTAGAGGTGGATCACGCGCCAGCCGATCTCCTCTTCGACGGTAGAGAGCGTCGCGGTGGCGGGCGCGCTCCCGGCGGTCGAGATCCGGACCTCGCGCGCGCCGGTCGTCACGGCGTCCGGGTGGTCGTCGTAGTAGGCGATGAGCCGGTTCAGGACCGTGGGCGCGCCCGAGAGGTAGGAGACGTCGTGTTCCCTGACCCGGCGAAGCGTCCCCTCGGGGTCGAAGGTGCGCTGGCAGACGTGCGTGCCGCCCATCCCGGTGATGGCGTAGGTGTGGCCCCACCCGTTACAGTGGAACATCGGCAGCGTCCAGAGGTAGGTGTCGTCGTCCGCGACCTCCATGTGCTGGTTCAACACGAGCGCGTGCCAGTGTTCGGTCCGGTGGGTTCTGACCACGCCTTTCGGGTCCCCGGTGGTTCCCGAGGTGTAGTTGATGCTCGCGTCGTCGTCCTCCGCGATCTCCGGCCGGTCGGGCGCGTCCGCCGACGCGTCCGCCAGCCAGTCCTCGTAGTCCTGCCAGTCGCCGTCGATCTCGGCGGCACGGTAGCCCACGAACCCCTCGGCGGGCACCGACTCGCGGACCGCCTCGACCTTCTCGGCGTAGTCGTAGTCGGCGATCACGACGTTCGCCTCGCAGTCGCCGAGGATATACTCGAAGTCCGAGGGCGTGAGCAGGTAGTTCATCGGGACGAAGACCGCCCCCAGCTGGTTCACCCCGTACATGGTCTCGAGGAAGTAGTGGGTGTTCGGCGCGAGCAGCGCCACCCGGTCGCCCTGGCCGACACCCATCCCCGAGAGCGCGTTCGAGACCCGGTTCACCCGTTCGGCGAACTCGGCGTAGGTGTACTCGGTGCCGTCGTGGGCGACGACGCCGACGACGTCGCTGTAGCAATCGACCGCCCGATCGAGGAAGTCCGTGGTGCGCATCTCGACGTTCATGAACTACCGGGATGATTGATCGGGTCGGGACTAAGCTCTTTGCCTCCCCACCTTTTGCTGCGGTCGCTCGCTAGCGCTCGCTCCCTGGCAAAATGTGGATCAAAAGCCTACGTCACCCCACTCGCTCCTTTCAGTCGCTCGGGGGTTCCTTGGCCCGCTCGCTCACTCCGTTCGCTCGCGGTACAATTACTGTCCTCCGCGACCGCTCCACACACCCGCAACTGTCCCCGCACCGCCAAAGCCCTCGCTCACTCCGTTCGCTCGCCCTTCATCCACCAGGAGAACACCGTTCTCCTGAGCCTCGGCTCGCGCCTTCGGCGCTCGCCGAGACACCAGGAACCGCAGCCACGACCACCGCAACCGCACTGCGGCGGCCGCACCGCGACCTCACCGCCCACCGCGACCGCACCGCACCCGCCGCACAGCGGAACCCGCCTCAGCTATCGTTTCCGTCGCGGGTCTTCACCGCGACCCCGGTCTCGAAATCCGCCATCGCCTCGGCCGAGAGTTTCGCCCGACCGACCCCGAGCAAGTCGTCGTCGGGGTCGACGATACAGACCTCGTCACCGGGTCGCACCGCGGGGTCGACGTCCTGTACGAACTTCGCGAAGGCGTTCTTGCCGTCCCGAACGAACGGGTCGCTCTCCTCGCCCACTACGACCCGCGCGGTGGGCGCGGCGAGCCCGAGGAGCCGCCGCCCGCCCGCGATCCCGAGGGTGAATCGACCGTCCGTGTTGTACGAAACCAGCCGTCGCTCGCCGTCGAACACCTGCTGCGGGCGGCCGCTCACCGACCGTCGCACTGCGAGGTCGGCATCGGGGAACAGCGCCGCCCCCGCCCCCGCACCGAACTGGTAGTCGGCGATCGTCCGGAGCCGCGCGGTCTCGTCCTCGTTCATCGGCCGAACCTCGGACGCGGCGGGCAAAAGCCCGGCCATCCGGCTCGACGGCTTCCGAAGCTGTTTATATCGCCCGCGGCCACTGGTTCCCATGGATCAACGCACACAGACCATGGCCGGCGGTGGGATGCTCCTCGTGAGTTCGATCGTCGTCCTGCTGTACGCCCTCCCCACCTTCGACTGGATCCCGGGTCTCGTCGTGGGTATCGCGGCGCTCGTGATGGCCGGCGGTACCCTGCTCCTCGGCGTCTCCGACGGCGGCGTCTAACGACCTACAGCAAAAATCGGTCGGGGCGCTCGGAGAGGTCGGTGAACGAGTCCACGGCCTCGACCATGTCCTCGGAGGTCGACTCGCCGAAGGCCATCCCCTCGACCCGGACCCCTTCGTGGCGGAGATGCGAACAGAGCCTGGAGAAATCGCCGTCGCCGGTACAGATCACGGCGGTGTCGATGTGCGGCGCGAGGGTGACGGCATCGAGGATCATCCCGACGTCCCAGTCGGCCGTCTTCGACCCGTCGGCGTGGGTCTTGAGGTCCTTGATCTTGGTCTCGAAACCGATGTCTTCGAGCGCCTCGAAGAAACTGTCCTCCTTCGGCGAGTCCGCCCGGATGACGTAGGCGATCGCCCGGGTGAGCTGGCGACCGTCGACGGCCTCCTCGAGCAGCTCGGCGTAATCGATGTTGCGCGAGTAGACGCTCTGGGTGGTGTGATAGAAGTTCTGCGCGTCGACCAACACCGCGACGCGCTGGGCCGGATGCACGTTCGACATGCCGGTAGTCGCCCGAGCGCCCGCTAAAACGTTTCGACGACGAGCGTCAGGTGTCGGCCGTCTCGGTGTTCTGCCCCTCGATCTTCGAGAGGAGTTCCTGTTCGGTGCGTTCGAGCAGCCGGCGGTGGTGGACCGCCTCGCCCGAAGCCCGCTCGAAGAGGTAGAAGGTGTCCTTCGGGACGTGGACGAACCACGTCTCGCCCGACTCGATCGGGAGCTGGCCGTCGACCTCGGCGACGAAGGTCTCCTCGCTCTCGCTCTCGCCCTCCGGCCGGGTGAAGTAGACGTACTTCCGGCTCCCCATCGGCTCGACGACGTCCACGACGCACTCGAAGTCGTCGGGCGAGTCGGCCTCCTCGCGGAGTTCGATGTCCTCCGGGCGAACCCCGAACAGCAGCTCCGTCCCGTCGTCGATCCCCTCGGTCGCGTCGGGGTCGACGTCGTAGGAGATGCCGTCGGCCGTCAGTCGGTCGCTGTCGAGCGTGACCTCGAAGAAGTTCATCGACGGGCTGCCGACGAACCCCGCGACGAACGTGTTCGCCGGCCGGTAGAAGCACTCCAGGGGTGTCCCGACCTGCTGGAGCTTGCCGTCGTTGAGGATCGCGAGCCGGTCGCCCATCGTCATCGCCTCGGTCTGGTTGTGGGTGACGTAGACCGTCGTCACCCCGAGTTCGCGCTGGAGGCGCTTGATCTCGGTGCGCATCTCCGCGCGGAGTTTGGCGTCGAGGTTCGAGAGCGGTTCGTCCATCAGGAAGGCGTTCGGGTCGCGGACGGTCGCCCGCCCGATCGCCACGCGCTGTTTCTCCCCGCCCGAGAGCTGGCTGGGGTCGCTGTCGAGCATGTGCCCGATGTTCATGGTCTGGGCGGCGTCCTCGACGCGGGTGTCGATCTCGTCGTCCGAGAGGTCGGTCGACATCTTCAGCCCGAAGCTCATGTTCCCTTTGACGGACATGTTCGGGTAGAGCGCGTAGTTCTGGAACACCATCGCGATGTTGCGCTCGCCGGGTTCGAGGTCGCCGATCGGTTCGCCGTCGATCGTGATCTCGCCCTCGGTCTGTCGTTCGAGCCCCGCGATCATCCTGAGGAGCGTCGACTTCCCGCTCCCCGAGGGACCGACCATGATCAGGAACTCGTCGTCCTCGACCGTGAGGTCGACGTCGTCGACCGCGACGATCTCGTCGCTGCCCTCCGCGAACGTCTTCGTGATACCGTTGAGTTCGATTCGTGCCATTAGTGTGATTCCGTCTGTCGGTTGTCGGTCGTTGCGCGGGTGGGTCGAAGGATCATTCCTTCAACACCACCCCGAAGCTCAGCCCGGAGGCGAGGTAGCGGTTCGCCGCGACCAGGAAGACCAACACAGGGATGATCATCGCCATCGAGGCCGCCGCCAGCATGCTGTACTCGATGTTTCGCGACCCGATGAAGGTGTAGACCTGGAGCGAGACGGTCACCGCCTGGTTGTTGGTGAGCACCAGCGAGAACAGGAGCTCGATCCACGCGAAGATGAAACTGATCACGGCGACCGAGATGATCCCCGGTACCGCCGAGGGCAACACCACCTTCCGGAACGCCTGCGAACGGCTTGCACCGTCGACCATCGCGGCCTCTTCGAGGGATTCGGGGATCCCGTCGAAGAAGGACTTCATCACCCAGACGACCACTGAAATGTTGATGGTGATGTACATGAACACCAGCCCGATCAGGGTGTCGTAGAGGTCGAAGGTCCGGAAGATAACGAAGAAGGGGATCACCACCGCGACCGGCGGCAACATCCGCGAGGAGAGGATCCAGATCAGGACGTCGGGCTTCTTCGGGATGTCGTAGCGCGAGAGCACGTAGGCTCCCGGAACCCCGATCAGAAGCACGAGCACCACGGAGGCGCTCACGCTGATGAGGCTGTTCGCGTAGGCCGAGACGAACGCGGGGTCCCCGATGAGCTGGAGGTAGTTGTAGACCGTCGGCAGGAAGACCCAGTCGGGCGGGAGGTCGATCGCCTCGCCCGGCGGTTTCAGCGACATGAACGCGATCCACGCGAGCGGGAACAGCGCGATGACGGTCCAGAGGAGCAGGACGACGTGCCGGCCGACATCCTTCGCCGTACTGTCCGAGCTGGCGGTCGCCATCAGTCGAGCACCTCCCCGAAGCCGACGACGCGGATCAGGATGTTACAGATGATCAGTACGACCACGAGGTAGACGATCGCGAGCGCGCTCGCCGCCCCGAGGTCGACGTAGGTGAAGCCGGTCTGGAAGATCTGGATCCCGATCAGCATCGTGGCGTTCCCCGGTCCACCCTGGGTGAGGGTGTAGACCAGCCCGAACGACCGGAAGAGGTCGATCAAGCGAATGAGTATCGCCACGAACAGGACGGGTTTGAGGTAGGGGATCACGACGTGGACGTACCGCCGCCACATCGGTGCGCCGTCGATCCGGGCGGCTTCGAGCAACTCGTCGGGCACCGACGAGAGGCCCGCGTAGAAGATCAGGAACATGAACGGCGTCCAGTTCCAGGTGTCGATCAGGATCACCGTGAGCAGCGGGACGTCGGTGAGGAAGGCGGGTGCGACGAACGGGGTGTAGCTGTTGATCAGGTAGGGGATGATACCGAGCTGGGGCTGGAGCATCACCTGGCCGATCGTCGCGAGGCTCACGGGCGCGACCGCCATCGGGAGGATGAACGCCACGCGGTAGAACGACTTCGCCCGCCCGCTCGCGACGTCGTTGACGAGCGCGGCGAGCCCGAACCCGAGCACGGTTTCGAGCACGAGCGCGCTCAGCACGAAGACCGTCGTCACCGTGACCGACTGCCAGACGGTGGGGTCCGTGAAGACCACCGCGAAGTTGTGGAGCCCCGCGAACGTCCCCAACTGGTTCGGGTTGACGTAGGTGTAGTTGACGAGGCTGAGATAGAGGTCGTAGACCCCGGGGAAGATCGTGATCAGGAGGACCACGAGCACCATCGGGGTCGCGAGCCAGACCGGGAGGTAGTCGTTCCAGACGCCCTTGAGCGAGCCGAGCGCGCCGTCGCCCTGGTCCGAGCCGACCGACCGGGTATCCGTACTCATCGGATCACCCGCTCCCCGCCGTGAGCTCGGCCTGCTGGGCGGCCTTCTCGAAGGCCGACTCCACCGACTTGTTGCCGGCGATGGCCTGCTGGAGCTGGATCGAGTACTTCTGGCCCCAGACGGGGTACTGCGGGTCGAACGGCTCGATCTTCGCGCTTTGGAGCGACTGGAGGGAGACGTCGGCGAAGTTCTGGCCGTACTTCTGGCGGTAGGGGTCGGCCTCCCAGATCGACCGCCGGACCGGGAACGAGGCCGAACCCTGAATGGCCATCGCGCGCTGGGTGGGCTTCGCGGTCGCCCAGATCATGAACAGGAACGCGGCCTCGGGGTTGGCGGCCACCGGCGAGGTCGAGAGCTGCCAGACGAACGCACCCGGCACGAACGAGCTGTCCTTCCCCTTCGGCACCGGCATCTTCGCGATCGCGATGTCGTCGGCGACCTGCGAGGAGCTCGGGTCCGAGAGGCTCCCCCAGAACAGGTTGGCGTCGTTCAGGATGTGACCCGCCCCGCCCTGTTGCATCGTCGCGACCACCTGGGACCACTCCATCGTGGCGGCCGAGGCCGAGCCGTACTGCTGGAGGGTGTCGACGTAGAACCGACCCGCCTTCATCGCCGTCTCCGTGTCGAGCCCGGAGTCGTTGGGATAGGACTCCCAGAGCTGCCCACCGAACTCCCGGATCCACGGGTCCATCGTGTAGATGTTCATCCCGTAGCCCTTCTGCCCGCGGTTGACCACACCCACCACGTCGGATTCGTTCGCGTGGATCGCCTTCGCGTTCCGCAGGAACTGGTCGGTGGTCTTCGGGACCGAGAGCCCGTGCTTCTCGTAGAGGTCCTCCCGGTAGAACATCGTCTGGACCTCGACGGTGATCGGGAGCCCGGTCCAGTAGGGCTGGCGACCCGCGCCGTGGGCGGCCTGCCGACAGACCTGGAGGAGGTCCTGGGTGCCGTACCAGTCCTCGTCGAAGAGGGTGTCGCTGTTGAAGTACGGGTCGAGGTTCTTGAGCCAGCCCGCGCGGGCGAACTGGTTGACGACCTGGTCCATGAAGAACAGGTCGAAGTTACCTGCACCCGTGCTCACGTCGGTGAGACGTTTGGTGCGGAACTGCTGTTCGGGAAGGATGCTCCAGACCACGTCGATCCCCGTCAGCTCCTCGAAGACCGATACGTAGGGTCTGATGTTCGTCACCCAGTCGTGCTGGACGGCCCCGAGGTTGATGCTGGTCCCCTCGTGGGCCCGCCAGTCGATGTTCGCGTCCCGATAGGCCGAGGGGT
Encoded proteins:
- a CDS encoding long-chain-fatty-acid--CoA ligase translates to MNVEMRTTDFLDRAVDCYSDVVGVVAHDGTEYTYAEFAERVNRVSNALSGMGVGQGDRVALLAPNTHYFLETMYGVNQLGAVFVPMNYLLTPSDFEYILGDCEANVVIADYDYAEKVEAVRESVPAEGFVGYRAAEIDGDWQDYEDWLADASADAPDRPEIAEDDDASINYTSGTTGDPKGVVRTHRTEHWHALVLNQHMEVADDDTYLWTLPMFHCNGWGHTYAITGMGGTHVCQRTFDPEGTLRRVREHDVSYLSGAPTVLNRLIAYYDDHPDAVTTGAREVRISTAGSAPATATLSTVEEEIGWRVIHLYGLTETAPMITTSHSPRRLAQRGRDLKVNQGSEMIATDVRVVDDDGADVPRDGATIGEIVVRGNQVMDRYLNKPDATHEAFNAKLPGYFHTGDLATIDDDGMVAIQDRSKDIIISGGENVSSIGVEDVLYDHPEVAKAAVIPTPSDEWGEAVTALVVAKSGASPTAEAIREFAGEHLARYQVPKRVEFVDDLPETATGKVQKYQLRQEYWEGEERLVGQG
- a CDS encoding PUA domain-containing protein, giving the protein MNEDETARLRTIADYQFGAGAGAALFPDADLAVRRSVSGRPQQVFDGERRLVSYNTDGRFTLGIAGGRRLLGLAAPTARVVVGEESDPFVRDGKNAFAKFVQDVDPAVRPGDEVCIVDPDDDLLGVGRAKLSAEAMADFETGVAVKTRDGNDS
- a CDS encoding NYN domain-containing protein, whose product is MSNVHPAQRVAVLVDAQNFYHTTQSVYSRNIDYAELLEEAVDGRQLTRAIAYVIRADSPKEDSFFEALEDIGFETKIKDLKTHADGSKTADWDVGMILDAVTLAPHIDTAVICTGDGDFSRLCSHLRHEGVRVEGMAFGESTSEDMVEAVDSFTDLSERPDRFLL
- a CDS encoding ABC transporter ATP-binding protein; this translates as MARIELNGITKTFAEGSDEIVAVDDVDLTVEDDEFLIMVGPSGSGKSTLLRMIAGLERQTEGEITIDGEPIGDLEPGERNIAMVFQNYALYPNMSVKGNMSFGLKMSTDLSDDEIDTRVEDAAQTMNIGHMLDSDPSQLSGGEKQRVAIGRATVRDPNAFLMDEPLSNLDAKLRAEMRTEIKRLQRELGVTTVYVTHNQTEAMTMGDRLAILNDGKLQQVGTPLECFYRPANTFVAGFVGSPSMNFFEVTLDSDRLTADGISYDVDPDATEGIDDGTELLFGVRPEDIELREEADSPDDFECVVDVVEPMGSRKYVYFTRPEGESESEETFVAEVDGQLPIESGETWFVHVPKDTFYLFERASGEAVHHRRLLERTEQELLSKIEGQNTETADT
- a CDS encoding carbohydrate ABC transporter permease yields the protein MATASSDSTAKDVGRHVVLLLWTVIALFPLAWIAFMSLKPPGEAIDLPPDWVFLPTVYNYLQLIGDPAFVSAYANSLISVSASVVLVLLIGVPGAYVLSRYDIPKKPDVLIWILSSRMLPPVAVVIPFFVIFRTFDLYDTLIGLVFMYITINISVVVWVMKSFFDGIPESLEEAAMVDGASRSQAFRKVVLPSAVPGIISVAVISFIFAWIELLFSLVLTNNQAVTVSLQVYTFIGSRNIEYSMLAAASMAMIIPVLVFLVAANRYLASGLSFGVVLKE
- a CDS encoding carbohydrate ABC transporter permease, with protein sequence MSTDTRSVGSDQGDGALGSLKGVWNDYLPVWLATPMVLVVLLITIFPGVYDLYLSLVNYTYVNPNQLGTFAGLHNFAVVFTDPTVWQSVTVTTVFVLSALVLETVLGFGLAALVNDVASGRAKSFYRVAFILPMAVAPVSLATIGQVMLQPQLGIIPYLINSYTPFVAPAFLTDVPLLTVILIDTWNWTPFMFLIFYAGLSSVPDELLEAARIDGAPMWRRYVHVVIPYLKPVLFVAILIRLIDLFRSFGLVYTLTQGGPGNATMLIGIQIFQTGFTYVDLGAASALAIVYLVVVLIICNILIRVVGFGEVLD
- a CDS encoding extracellular solute-binding protein; its protein translation is MTNKQTRRRFLTTAGLATGVGLAGCTRGGTSSGSNSSGNSSTTSPSSRLDPSAYRDANIDWRAHEGTSINLGAVQHDWVTNIRPYVSVFEELTGIDVVWSILPEQQFRTKRLTDVSTGAGNFDLFFMDQVVNQFARAGWLKNLDPYFNSDTLFDEDWYGTQDLLQVCRQAAHGAGRQPYWTGLPITVEVQTMFYREDLYEKHGLSVPKTTDQFLRNAKAIHANESDVVGVVNRGQKGYGMNIYTMDPWIREFGGQLWESYPNDSGLDTETAMKAGRFYVDTLQQYGSASAATMEWSQVVATMQQGGAGHILNDANLFWGSLSDPSSSQVADDIAIAKMPVPKGKDSSFVPGAFVWQLSTSPVAANPEAAFLFMIWATAKPTQRAMAIQGSASFPVRRSIWEADPYRQKYGQNFADVSLQSLQSAKIEPFDPQYPVWGQKYSIQLQQAIAGNKSVESAFEKAAQQAELTAGSG